GTTGGAAGGGGTGAACAATCTGACGATGTCCGCACCGGTGCGGAGGGCCGCCATGGAACACATCGCGGGTGCACCGAAGTAGGGGCCGCCGGCGATGATCATGAGCCTTCCGTTCTCTCCCTTGTGACTGTTCTCATCAGGGAGCGGATATCTCAGCACGTCTCCGGGTCCGATGTACTTCATTGCATCCACGGGGATGCCGACATCAGCCACGAGGATGTTGCCGCAGTTATCGTCGTTCATTCCGACTTTAACGTCGTGGAAAGTGATAGTGGTCTGGGGTACGATGGTGATGTCAGAACCGAGTCCGGAAGGTGTGTCTACGGACACTATAGGAAGTCCTGAAGCATTCGCATCGAGGATGAACTGTCTGTAGGGGTCCTTGACCTTTCCTCTTCTGATACCGGTTCCGAGTGCACAGTCCACTATAACATCAGCGTCTTTGAAGAGCTCGGGGCTGTACTCCTCGACCCTGCATTTGAGCTGAGAGTACCTCTGTTTGGCAATTTCAGAACGAATGAGGTTGGATTTCTTCAACAGTGCGACTGTTACCCTCTCGGGATCCATCAGAAGAGCCGAGGCGAAACCGTCGCCTCCGTTGTTCCCTGTACCGCACACGAACAGGATATTGCCCTGAGGATAGTGGTCCCCCAGGAATTTGGAAACGATCTTCCCGGCATTGTCCATCAATGTGGATACGGGAATACCGAGTGCTTCCGAGTTCGCATCTATGACCCTGGAATCCAAACCGCTGATCATCGAATCACCTTCATTGGTTCTTGACTAGGACTTCAGCGATCTTGGGCAGGAGTTCGGTCTTGGACATGTCGGTCCTCTCCACGCGAACGCATCCGTGCTTCTCGCGGGGGAACTTGGGGTAAGACATATCCTCGAGGATCTCGTATTCGAGGTCCAGGATCATTGCACCTTTCGCGATGATGTCCAAATCCGGATTATCTACGCAGAGCTCCTTGGGGAGTCTTCTGCCTTGAGACCTGGTCAGATTCTTGTCAAAATACTCTGGCCATAGGGTGATTGCTACATCCGGATCGTATGTCATGATTGTGCATAGCCCTCACGGTAATAAGCGTTTCCGAGAATATGTAGAGAAAAAAGTAATCTTACCCCTTAAGGGGTAAGGAAAAGGTTTGTGTCAATGTGATTACTCAATGAGCACTGCGTTAATTGCTCCATCCTGGCCAGGCCTGGATGTGATGATGGCATCTCCGATCTCTGTGGAGATGGTGGCTCCCTTGTTCATGATGTTACGCTGAACATAGTTGGGATCCGAGGGGTTAGACTTAACGGTCAGGATCTTTGCCTTGGTGACCTTGTTAGTCTTCTTGTCCATTACATTTGCGTACTCTGTGCTGAGCATA
This Thermoplasmata archaeon DNA region includes the following protein-coding sequences:
- a CDS encoding NAD(P)H-hydrate dehydratase, with translation MISGLDSRVIDANSEALGIPVSTLMDNAGKIVSKFLGDHYPQGNILFVCGTGNNGGDGFASALLMDPERVTVALLKKSNLIRSEIAKQRYSQLKCRVEEYSPELFKDADVIVDCALGTGIRRGKVKDPYRQFILDANASGLPIVSVDTPSGLGSDITIVPQTTITFHDVKVGMNDDNCGNILVADVGIPVDAMKYIGPGDVLRYPLPDENSHKGENGRLMIIAGGPYFGAPAMCSMAALRTGADIVRLFTPSNVAQAISTYCPVLMITPLPGDRLNTDSVDMLLAESMNYDAVLIGPGIGKDPDTMLAVKEFVRKCKTPMVIDADALSAIIGMEILTPTIITPHKGEFRKLDSKYGGPEPLAQLMNVTLLLKGHVDTITDGNATRYNRAGTPAMTGAGTGDVLSGTVAALLSKGLTTMEAASLGAFLSGKAGEYAFRDKSYGLIATDVIEEIPHVLRDNLR
- a CDS encoding signal recognition particle protein Srp19, whose protein sequence is MTYDPDVAITLWPEYFDKNLTRSQGRRLPKELCVDNPDLDIIAKGAMILDLEYEILEDMSYPKFPREKHGCVRVERTDMSKTELLPKIAEVLVKNQ
- a CDS encoding 30S ribosomal protein S8e — protein: MALWQGKSNRKPTGGRLVPSQGKRKFEISREKQFTRIGATNLKQYRGMGGSVKVGMLSTEYANVMDKKTNKVTKAKILTVKSNPSDPNYVQRNIMNKGATISTEIGDAIITSRPGQDGAINAVLIE